One stretch of Sander lucioperca isolate FBNREF2018 chromosome 13, SLUC_FBN_1.2, whole genome shotgun sequence DNA includes these proteins:
- the mogat3b gene encoding 2-acylglycerol O-acyltransferase 3b produces the protein MTEPKKHSIGGVDSLSAALNGQSASCPLCFPSTGEPASIQNNFDTNSNKVEGMMKQKTQWKKFLEAVSTLQWVLSFLFLGLSCSILMVYLMFTSLWPLSTLYFIWLVMDWQTPERGGRRTTFVRKWRVWEHLRDFFPIKLVKTAELNPNKNYILGCHPHGIMSFGGFACFSTESCGFTKVFPGMQATLVVLAGLFRLPLLREYLMSAGICPVSKPSLVHLLSKNGKGNAVVIVIGGAAEALSSSPGVNAVVMKKRKGFVRVALEFGADLVPVYSFGENELFQQVIFSESSLGRRLQDLFKKIMGFAPCLFVGEHLAFLPYRTPVTTVVGCPISVPKRVTPTEEEVDHYHRLYMEALSKLFHEHKVSCGLSDSHKLRIL, from the exons ATGACAGAGCCGAAGAAGCACAG TATCGGGGGAGTGGATTCGTTATCAGCTGCTTTAAATGGTCAAAGTGCATCCTGCCCGTTGTGCTTTCCCTCAACTGGTGAACCTGCATCCATTCAAAATAACTTTGATACAAACTCTAATAAG GTTGAAGGAATGATGAAACAAAAAACTCAGTGGAAGAAGTTTTTAGAGGCAGTAAGTACTCTGCAATGGGTACTCAGCTTTCTCTTCTTGG GACTGAGCTGTAGTATCCTGATGGTGTACCTTATGTTTACCTCATTGTGGCCGCTCTCCACTCTGTACTTCATATGGCTGGTGATGGACTGGCAAACCCCTGAAAGAG GAGGCAGGAGAACAACATTTGTGAGGAAGTGGAGGGTTTGGGAACACCTCAGAGATTTCTTCCCAATCAAA TTGGTGAAGACAGCCGAGCTGAATCCTAACAAGAACTACATCCTAGGCTGTCATCCGCATGGTATCATGAGTTTTGGTGGCTTTGCCTGCTTCAGCACAGAGAGCTGTGGCTTCACTAAGGTGTTTCCTGGGATGCAAGCCACCCTGGTGGTATTGGCAGGACTTTTCAGGCTACCTCTCCTCAGGGAGTACTTAATGAGTGCAG GTATCTGTCCAGTCAGCAAACCAAGCCTTGTCCACCTCCTTTCAAAAAATGGCAAGGGAAATGCAGTGGTGATTGTGATAGGGGGCGCTGCTGAGGCTCTGTCATCCTCTCCTGGAGTAAACGCTGTAGTCATGAAGAAGAGAAAGGGATTTGTCAGGGTGGCTCTCGAGTTTGG GGCTGATCTGGTGCCTGTTTACTCATTTGGGGAGAATGAACTCTTCCAGCAGGTGATTTTCTCCGAAAGCAGTCTAGGTCGGAGGTTAcaagacctgtttaaaaaaattatggGTTTTGCCCCGTGTCTATTTGTTGGAGAGCACTTAGCATTCCTGCCCTACAGGACTCCAGTCACCACTGTTG TGGGATGTCCAATCTCGGTGCCAAAGCGTGTCACACCTACGGAGGAGGAGGTCGACCACTATCATAGACTGTACATGGAGGCCCTGTCCAAGTTGTTCCATGAACACAAAGTCAGCTGTGGACTTTCTGACAGTCACAAGCTTCGGATCCTTTAG